In Oscillatoria acuminata PCC 6304, a single window of DNA contains:
- a CDS encoding potassium channel family protein yields MKPRIIVCCLGSTGYQIFGLLRQQGASVVGVGERPIPGEDTGIIVGDPQSAATLLAAGIRDADAIAIASDDDAVNLAILMQARLLNPQIRIITRLFNGSLGDRLDRTLPHHTSMSVSTLAAPIFAFAAMGSRAIGQLTLFNETWPIHEEYINERHPWNGRKLAELWEDQRRMLIYYLPQHPDIDLVSAVLTGRTLDVGDRLIVATQLNKRLNRRSWGRKFQESLSNWRRFQQQNQATTLALLALLLTILTATFTYTLVNTDTSFVDSLYFSVGMITGAGGNEGVAEHSPVPLKLFTALMMLVGAGAVGICYALINDFILGSRLRQLWDTPQIPQRHHYIVCGLGDIGIKAIEQLHSNGYDVVVVDRDPNCRFLSTAQGLKIPIIQADATLPASLKAANIEKAEAVLAVTSSDMTNLEIALTAKGVVPQLPVVVRSEDPRFALMVQQVFDFERVLNPTEMAAPAFAAAAIGGRILGNGMTAGSLWVAIATLITPAHPFYHQTVKESAMKADFVPLYIQTQDATIHGWELLETSLEVGDVLYLTIPGNKLELLWRSTPSKLISSSSS; encoded by the coding sequence ATGAAACCGCGAATTATTGTTTGCTGTCTGGGGAGTACCGGGTATCAAATTTTTGGCTTGTTAAGACAACAGGGGGCATCGGTTGTCGGGGTGGGAGAGCGCCCGATTCCGGGAGAAGATACAGGGATCATTGTGGGAGATCCGCAGTCGGCAGCAACGTTACTCGCGGCAGGAATTCGAGATGCGGATGCGATCGCGATCGCCTCGGATGATGATGCGGTGAATTTAGCCATTCTGATGCAAGCTCGATTGCTCAATCCCCAGATTCGGATTATTACGCGGCTATTTAATGGCAGTTTAGGCGATCGCTTGGATCGCACGTTACCCCACCATACCAGTATGAGTGTCTCCACCTTGGCGGCACCGATTTTTGCCTTTGCGGCAATGGGGAGTCGGGCGATCGGACAACTCACCCTGTTTAATGAAACTTGGCCGATTCATGAAGAATACATCAATGAGCGCCATCCCTGGAACGGGCGCAAGTTAGCCGAATTATGGGAAGATCAGCGCCGGATGTTGATTTACTATTTACCCCAACATCCTGATATCGACCTCGTTTCTGCGGTTTTGACGGGAAGAACCTTGGACGTGGGCGATCGCTTGATTGTCGCAACCCAACTGAATAAACGCCTCAATCGACGTTCCTGGGGGCGAAAATTCCAAGAATCCCTCAGCAATTGGCGACGATTTCAACAGCAAAATCAAGCCACCACCCTCGCCCTATTAGCTTTATTACTAACAATTTTAACGGCAACTTTTACTTATACCTTGGTTAATACAGACACCTCTTTTGTTGATTCTCTGTATTTCTCCGTCGGCATGATTACCGGCGCTGGAGGCAATGAAGGCGTCGCGGAACATTCTCCCGTTCCCCTAAAACTGTTTACCGCCCTGATGATGCTCGTCGGGGCCGGTGCAGTCGGGATTTGCTATGCTCTGATCAATGATTTTATCCTAGGTAGCCGATTGAGACAACTGTGGGATACACCCCAAATCCCCCAGCGCCATCATTATATTGTGTGTGGGCTAGGAGATATCGGAATCAAGGCGATCGAGCAACTGCATAGCAATGGATATGATGTCGTCGTCGTTGATCGCGATCCCAACTGCCGCTTTCTGAGTACCGCCCAAGGGTTAAAAATTCCCATCATCCAGGCAGATGCCACCCTCCCCGCCAGTTTAAAAGCCGCTAATATTGAAAAAGCCGAAGCGGTGTTAGCCGTCACCAGCAGTGACATGACTAACTTAGAAATTGCCTTAACTGCAAAAGGCGTCGTCCCGCAACTGCCCGTTGTCGTCCGAAGTGAGGACCCGCGTTTTGCCTTAATGGTACAACAAGTATTCGACTTTGAGCGGGTGCTCAATCCCACCGAAATGGCAGCACCAGCCTTTGCCGCCGCTGCGATCGGGGGACGAATTTTAGGCAATGGTATGACTGCCGGGAGTCTCTGGGTGGCGATCGCCACCTTAATCACCCCCGCCCATCCTTTTTATCATCAAACCGTCAAAGAATCAGCCATGAAAGCGGATTTTGTCCCCTTATATATTCAAACCCAAGACGCAACGATTCATGGATGGGAGTTGTTAGAAACTTCTTTGGAGGTGGGAGATGTTTTATATTTAACCATTCCCGGCAACAAACTAGAATTACTCTGGCGGAGTACCCCCTCTAAACTCATATCCAGCAGTTCCAGTTAA
- a CDS encoding tetratricopeptide repeat protein, with protein MTEKKPRKTKKTTEKTTPSAAKSTKSTKSTKSTKSTKSTKSTKSAEPPAIQGFELPNVGSLQGMEKMMRQIQKLLEENEFESIEEANAFLQEALTSGQPLTPPEEETPMEKAQDIMYEAWSVPGKKRVQLAKRALKICPDCADAYVLLAQESAKTLKEAKAFYEQGVQAGERALGPEFFVEQAGYFWGMTETRPYMRARQGLAECCLQLGETEEAIAHYQEMLRLNPNDNQGIRYMLLPCLLEEGASEAVANLFQQYKDESSASWTYSRALWLFQKDGATEQTNQELQQALESNKYVPDYLLEKKKMPKQLPSLIGWGDESEAVSYAVTALWAWHKTAGALEWLSATVAK; from the coding sequence ATGACTGAGAAGAAACCGAGAAAAACCAAAAAAACCACAGAGAAAACAACCCCGAGTGCTGCCAAAAGCACTAAAAGTACCAAAAGCACTAAAAGTACCAAAAGCACTAAAAGTACCAAAAGCACTAAAAGCGCCGAACCTCCAGCAATCCAAGGATTTGAATTACCCAATGTTGGCAGTCTCCAAGGGATGGAAAAGATGATGCGGCAGATTCAGAAACTCTTGGAGGAAAATGAGTTTGAGTCCATCGAAGAAGCGAATGCTTTTCTCCAGGAAGCTCTCACTTCTGGACAACCACTCACTCCTCCCGAGGAGGAAACCCCGATGGAGAAGGCACAAGATATCATGTATGAGGCTTGGTCGGTTCCAGGGAAGAAGCGAGTCCAATTAGCAAAGCGAGCATTAAAGATTTGTCCAGATTGTGCGGATGCTTATGTGCTATTAGCCCAAGAGTCGGCTAAAACCCTGAAGGAAGCCAAAGCGTTTTATGAGCAAGGGGTACAGGCGGGTGAACGAGCTTTAGGTCCAGAATTCTTTGTAGAACAGGCTGGATATTTTTGGGGAATGACTGAGACTCGTCCCTATATGCGGGCGCGGCAGGGTCTGGCGGAATGTTGTTTGCAGTTGGGGGAAACCGAAGAGGCGATCGCCCATTATCAGGAGATGTTACGCCTCAACCCCAATGATAACCAAGGCATCCGTTATATGTTGCTCCCTTGCCTGTTGGAGGAAGGTGCATCAGAGGCTGTCGCCAATCTCTTCCAACAATATAAAGATGAATCTTCGGCTTCCTGGACCTATTCCCGCGCTTTATGGTTGTTTCAAAAGGATGGCGCAACCGAACAGACGAATCAGGAGTTACAACAAGCGTTAGAGAGTAATAAATATGTTCCCGATTATCTTTTGGAAAAGAAAAAGATGCCGAAACAACTCCCGAGTTTAATCGGGTGGGGGGATGAAAGTGAGGCTGTTTCTTATGCAGTTACGGCGCTATGGGCATGGCACAAAACAGCCGGGGCCCTGGAATGGTTATCGGCAACTGTGGCAAAGTAG
- a CDS encoding YihY/virulence factor BrkB family protein has translation MKFRTIWILIKETFSEWQFKDVSLLAGSLAYYTIFSLAPLLVLAITIVGTFFGEEEVKARIVEELQNALGSQPAQAIEVAIANTQEPESSQGFFGLPFNIAILVFAASNIFAQIQMALDRIWDVKPDPGRNIFHFIRKRLLSFVMMLTISLLGVGYFVVDNVVTWFLVNNQNILPAVRWIWRGVDLGLFLAVVTLLVALIYNILPDARVTWRDAFVGAMVTAVLFAIGQFLFGIFLEQTDIGSTYGVAGSMVIIISWVYYAAHILLFGAEFTQVYARRHGQQIVPSAFAVCISGNPQGRRSPSEDAEESPRDSGDSRRGRNSAGLPSKMWQQCIRGFRRLTGSRRRRR, from the coding sequence ATGAAATTTAGGACAATTTGGATCTTAATAAAAGAAACTTTTTCCGAGTGGCAGTTTAAAGATGTCTCTCTGTTGGCTGGTTCATTAGCCTATTATACAATATTTTCCTTGGCTCCGCTTCTAGTGCTGGCTATCACCATTGTCGGGACATTTTTTGGGGAAGAAGAAGTCAAAGCCCGAATTGTAGAAGAATTGCAAAATGCCCTCGGGTCTCAACCGGCACAAGCGATCGAAGTAGCGATCGCGAATACCCAAGAACCGGAATCAAGCCAAGGCTTTTTTGGACTTCCGTTTAATATCGCCATTCTTGTCTTTGCCGCTTCTAACATTTTTGCTCAAATTCAGATGGCTCTCGACCGGATTTGGGACGTGAAACCCGACCCCGGGCGCAACATCTTTCACTTTATTCGCAAACGGCTTTTGTCTTTTGTGATGATGCTGACTATCTCGTTGTTGGGAGTCGGATATTTTGTGGTAGATAACGTCGTCACTTGGTTTCTGGTGAATAATCAAAATATATTACCAGCGGTTCGATGGATTTGGAGAGGGGTTGATTTGGGATTGTTTTTAGCCGTGGTTACCTTGCTGGTGGCGTTAATTTATAACATTTTGCCCGATGCCCGAGTCACCTGGCGCGATGCCTTTGTGGGAGCAATGGTGACAGCGGTGTTGTTTGCGATCGGTCAGTTTTTGTTTGGCATCTTTTTAGAGCAAACTGACATAGGTTCGACTTATGGCGTGGCGGGTTCTATGGTGATTATTATTAGCTGGGTGTATTACGCAGCCCATATCCTGTTGTTCGGGGCGGAGTTTACCCAAGTTTATGCGCGCAGACATGGGCAGCAGATTGTCCCCTCAGCCTTTGCCGTCTGCATTTCTGGCAATCCCCAAGGGCGACGATCGCCATCAGAAGACGCGGAAGAGTCTCCCCGGGACTCAGGGGACAGTCGCCGAGGGCGAAATTCTGCGGGGTTACCCTCTAAAATGTGGCAACAATGTATCCGGGGGTTTCGGCGTTTGACAGGTTCCAGGCGCAGAAGGCGATAA